Sequence from the Erythrolamprus reginae isolate rEryReg1 chromosome Z, rEryReg1.hap1, whole genome shotgun sequence genome:
agctatagcgtttagacttatataccgcttcatagtgcttttacagccctctctaaacggtatacagaatcagcctcttgcccccaacaatctgggtcctcattttatccacttcggaaggatggaaggttaagtcaacattgagttggtggtgagatttgaactgctgaactacagctagcagttagctgaagtagcatgcagtgctgcattctaaccactgagccaccctgtgcagtagttagagtgcagcatagATTGCCTATATGAGAAATATATAtgagaaatacagtatatacatatgcAATGTTGTAAGTTTTgtgcaatacaggtagtcctcaatttgcgACCAAAActtagcccaaaatttatgtcacTAAGTGAGAAATCTGTTTAAGTGTGAGGttcaccccattttacaacttttcttgccacagttctcaagtgaatcactgcagtagttACGTTAAGCAACAGGATTGTTAAGTTACTTAACTTCATTGGCTTtaacaataacaaacaataataacaatgacaacagttggaagggaggCCTTcttgtctagtccaaccccctgcctaggcaggaaaccctacgctacttcagacagatggttatccaacatcttctttcaaacctccagtgttggaacattcacaacttctggaggcaagctgttccacggattaattgttctcactatcaggaattttctccttagtttatttattagatgtgtatatgccacccctctctaaagactcggagcggctcacaacagcaaagcacagtacaaatacaattattaaaaagaacagttataaaacccttaatataaaaaacagtcatacacaccAAACAATCTATACATAAAGCGaaacggccagggggaatcaatttccccatgcctggcggcagaggtgggtttttaagtttgcgaaaggcaaggagggtgggggcagtcctaatctccagggggagttgattccagagtcggggccgccacagagaaggctcttcccctgggtcccgccagacaacattgtttcgtcgacgggacccagagaaggccaactctgtgggacctaacaggttctaagttgcttctctccttgtttagtttccacccattgcttcttgttctaccttcaggtgctttggagaataggttgagtccctcttctttggggcaacccctgagatattggaacactgctatcctgtctcccctggtccttcttttcattaaactaatttaatttaatttattagacttgcatgcaAACCCTCtctgcggctcacaacaaaatagtgacagtgtagcaaatctaataataaaatattctaaaaccaacattggaaccatacaacacaatcataccatgcataaattgaataagccgggggggagggggttgtatctcatgcctggtgacataagtgggtctttagtaacttacgaaaggcaagaagggtggggacagtcctaatctccagggggagttgattccagagggctggggccgccacagagaaggctcttctcctgggtcccgccagacgacactgtttagtcgatgggacccggagaaggccaactctgtgggaccttattggccgctgggattcttacccagttcctgcagccgttcttcatatagttttagcctccagtcccctcaacctctttgttgctcttctctgcacctttcctagagtctcaacatcctttttgctttACTGagtagaaggtcacaaaaggggatcacatgacctcagcacactgcaaccgtcataagtacatgccagttgccaagagtctgaatttCGATCACATGACTGGGAggcagtcgtaagtgtgaaaaatgggttTCTTTTTTCACTGCTATTGCAACAGtttgtcactaaataaactgtcgtaagttgaggactacctgcatattgCTTGTTGTGGGGGTATATTTCTGCAGTCCCACTAAACTCATAgcagatcattcattcattcattcattcattcattcattcattcattcattcattcattcattcattcattggatttctaggccacccttctccgaagactcggggcggcttacaacatataataaaaataataaaatacaatggcagatccaattaattaactaaatcaCTGACCTAcaatccctaatattttaaaaatcagtcgtacacattcagacctcagccatacataacattcatcggtcagggggcctaagatctaattgctccaagcctggcgacataaatgagtcttaagactcttgcggaagacgAGAAGGGtgtgggcagtgcgaatctctggagggagctgattccaaagggccagggccaccacagagaaggctcttccccttggccccgcgacattgtctggttgatgggacccagagaaggccaactctgtgggacctaactggtcgctaggattcataTGGGGTTTGCTTTCCCATCTTGTTCataaagaaataacaaaacaaatcaacaaaactaccctttaagtatgttaaagggttaaataaggttcaggagggaaatatttttaataggaaagtgaacacaagaacaatttgagtttagttgggggaaagatcaaaagcaacaggagaaaatattatttgccttaaagagtagtagatgcttggaacaaacttccagcagacgtggtagttaaatccacaggaattaaatttaaacatgcctgggataaacatagatccctcctaagataaaatacaggaaaaagggcagactagatggagcatgaggtctttttctgccatcaatcgtctatgtttcaaAACAcacatagtccttgatttatgactgccATTGAACCCAGAATTGAGATTGCAAATTATGCCGATAGTTAAGTGGTTTATCACATATCTgtcccaattttatgacttttttgaggggtggttgttaagtgactctacAGTCGTTAAGCGAATTAGTTGTCTGCAATAGGCCATACAGGAGCTCTGAAACTAGTCAAATGTCTGCAACATGGTTTACGGAGTCCTCATGGTTTACGGAGTCCTATTCTGCCTCTGCAAAGAAAGCCAGGGGGTTTAATGCTCACCTGAACGATACGCCTGGGCTCTTTGTACCGGACATTCAGAGTAGATCCATCCAGTTTAATCAGTAAGACCGGATACAGTCGGCTGTACTTCGATCTTGGATAGCAAGCGATGGACGTCCGATTCGAGTTCAGCCGGTTGGGAGTTGTGTGAAGCCCGCAAACCCTGAGAAGGCACCTGGACAAATTCTCGACCTGCAGGATGCTGAAACCAATTCAGACAACCAATTCAGGCTTtaaagaggggtggacttcaacacccagaattccccaggtagcATGCATTAGGAcagatggacttcaattcccagaattccacagccagcctaCTTTAACagaggtagacttcaactcccagaattccctaggtaGTAgtatgctggctggtgaattttgGGACTTGAAATTCatcatcttaaagttaccaaaattgcaataggttttttaaaaaaaatattttatttcaagatacgagTGTCGCCCAGAAATtattgcaccacattttttccttcaacaattatttatggaacacaatgaaacttacacacaggaAAGAATGGTGGtttttctacactccctatttttccacgtaatctctgtcctgttctgtGACCTTTCTCCAGTGAGACagaagggcgtgtatgccctgtcggtaccactccttgttctggtcacgaagccatttctgcactgaacTATCTTCTAgtggcctccccctctgtgcccagcgactaactgtacttctgtcgactgcagattctccataaactgtacacaaacatttatgaatgtttccaacagtttatttctctgcagtgagaaattcaatgctgacacgctgcttgtaacgtacatcacttacagacgccatttcgaaacactgctgcagctacgctatctgtctgaagaaatgcaaaatttacacacgcattcctgataattcaaataatgtatatctaaaatttcgcatttgtaccattactgtaggctgagaaaaaaaaatgtggtgcattgctttctgggcgaccctcatatatatatacagtacagtatacccTTTTCAGAATACTGCTGCATTTCAGTTCTGGATTGCAAGTCTATAGAATTTCTGTCAAGACTATTCTGGGAACATCCTAAATACCTTAAACTCCTGCTTAGACCTGCCATTCTGACATGCAACGAGGCTTTGCGAATAGATCCTGATCAGGAATCCCTAAGAGGATTAAAATGCTTGGCTTTTTTTCAAAGCCATAATGCGAGGTGCTTGAGAgctggaagaagagaagaaaaaacaaatcTCATTAAAATCTTTGCATCTGCTATCGTGTGCTTCCAATGTTGGAAATTAACCTTTAGAGGTAGCACATGAATGAaggaacgaatgaacaaatgaagaaataaaaacatagaaacagagaaacatagaagtctgacggcagaaaaagacctcatggtccatctagtctgcccttatactatttcctgtattttatcttaggatggatatatgtttatcccaggcatgtttaaattcagttactgtggatttatctaccacgtctgctggaagtttgttccaaggatctactactctttcagtaaaataatgttttctcacgttgcctttgatctttcccccaactaacttcagattgtgtccccttgttcttgtgttcactttcctattaaaaacacttccctcctgaaccttatttaaccctttaatatatttaaatgtttcgatcatgtccccccttctcgttctgtcctccagactatacagattgagtccatgaagtctttcctgatatgttttatgcttaagaccttccaccattcttgtagcccgtctttggacccgttctattttgtccatatctttttgtaggtgaggtctccagaactgaacacagtattccaaatggggtctcaccagcattctatatagcgggatcacaatctccctcttcctgcttgttatacctctagctatgcagccaagcatcctacttgctttccctaccgcctgactgcactgactGCAAGTTTTGGTGGAGTTCATTTTTAGGAAGTATTTGCAACCTTGCTTGCAAATTGTGACTTAAATTCCTTATTTGGGGAGGTTTCTATAAGGCAGTCAGACTCTTTATTAAACTATCCCCAAACTTagtaactttaagatttgtggaaaaCTCTCAGAATTACTCAGCCAGttatgttgaagtccacaattcttcatattgccaaatttggagaccccCACCCTTCCATATGAAGATGCTTTACTACACCCTCATCCCCTTCCTCACTTATTAAAGCAGGGGCATTCTGGACTACAGGTCCCATCACGCCCTCCCCTGGCCGATCGGAGTTGTAGTCCAAGCTATCTAAGAGGATCCTGGCTGTAGAAAGCCAAGAAGGCGACATGGTTTGGACAAGCCCAGCCATCGTGGCTTGTTTCATTAACCAGAATTAAACCAATCGTGGTTTATTGGGGCTTCTTTTTGCTTTGCACCTATCTCATGCTATTTCCCATCCTCGGAATCTATTGCCTCCCAGGTCcattccgctaccagttctcacaATGGTTTGACCCTTTCCACTCGCCGGTGGTTCGATGCTCGCTTTCCCACGCTGCGAATACACACGGGCCGCTTCTTTTCGTCCCCTTCCTCCAGAATGGTTCAACCTATTGCTGCCCGCCCCTCGTCGTGTGCCGAATGGTTTAACCCGGAACGGCCGCAGGTAGGTCATCCATGCATGTGACTCCCGGCTGGCTCGGCCAGGCGGGTTTACGTCATCTCTTGCGTCTGTGACGTCATCCCCAGCGCCGTTCTACCAGGCTGCTCTTGGACGCGGCCGGAACGTACAGTGCTCCCGGATACGGGGCGGAGCTTGCCTGGGGCGGCGGAGCCCGATCATGGCCCGCCCCGTCTCTCTGAGTCATCCTTCTTGGACACGGATCCGGTTTGGCTCCTCATGCGGTGGCGGCACTTCTTGTCCGCTGCGGTTTCAGGTGAGTGCAACATGTTCGGGGTTCCCCCACACCCCATTTTCGACTTTTGCGGTGTGCTGCGGAAATGTGCCCCCCCGGATCCCGCACTGCTTCGCGTTGGTTCCACCAAAGTTAGGATGCTCTGCAttctttccttttgctttctccTAAGGGCGTTTAGGTGACCGGGAGTGATGGGTCTCGTGGTTGTCCCGGCGTACGTGGGAAtgcggcaatttttttttttataaacagaatGACCAATGCATTAATTTGAAAAATTACTACTGGGCTACtctgaggtcatctagtccaacccctattCCATGGATCAGACCACCCATTGGCTGAAGTAGAAAGGGATGTATCCCCTCTCCCCGTCTAGGGATCAGTGAAAACAGCTAAAATGGGAAAGGGTCCCTAGAGGTCATCTAATCTGACCCCAGCTAAATCCAGGATCCCCTGGAGCGTTTTTAATAGCTGACCAAAGAAGGGCTAATTTTCTCTgcaagtccttgatttatgaccccaattgtgtccaaaatttctgttgctaagcaaggccatTGTTTAGTGAGCCACATCcgattttttaaagattatagTTCCCATCAATTGTTGGATACTGGGCTATAATCCAGATCCCCTAATTTCTGGGGATCCTTTAAAATGATCTAGTTACCCATTACCCTGAATGCAGCCAGGcagaatcatttatttatttgtttgtttatttgtttgattatttgatgatttgatttgatttgtatgccgcccctctccgtggacattTTCTTTGATGATAAAGGTCTGCCTTCtcgatttaattttatttattaacctGTTTATATGTGAGGTCCTGAgcttggtttggggttttttggggggagacgTTTCagtaccaaactaggtaacatcatcaatgctgccTGATTATCCCCATTCTCTTTTAGCACTATGTTTCCCTAGctaggtcatgaaatgtctgtaatAAAACTACTAGGCTCAGAGACCACCTAAAAACATCACAGTCCTCCTCCTAGCagtgatgatgctacctagtttggTCATAAAATTTCTGGAAGAAAACTGAttgactcatacttatgacgattgcagtatcctgggggtcatgtgaccctcttttgcgacctcctgacaagcaaagttgggGTAGACAGATTCACTGTGTAACTAActcaacaactgcaatgattcacttaacaactgtggcaagaaatgttgtaaaatgagacaaaactctcTTTAAAAATGCCTCACTTTCTCAGAAATTCTCAGGACTGAAATGTCAACTTCGTCAATTACTTGGAATTCTTTAACCTCAGTGAAATTCTGTCACATTCTGATTAGAATAAAATCTGAATGATAATTGGTTCCAAGAATCCAGAAAGGATGTTGAAATAAAACTGATATATTAAACATCTTCAATATTCTGAAATCAGTTCTGATGAATATTTAGGAATATGAAGATACGTTTTTTTGAAAATCTAAAAATTTATTTTCTGAGAGATGAATGGAAGTTCAGAATCTAAGGGCAGATGCCAGATTAAATATAAGGAAGCATTTTATGTGTCCTTTTGGTAATTATTAAAGCTGTGCTGGAGCTGTCCGGTTATTTACAGGATGACAAGCAACTGAAGCAGGAAATATCTAATTACTGCTTCTTTCGCTGGGAAACACATGTGCTGTGCTGTTCCCTGTTAGTGAATTTCATGCATGGCTTATAATGCACAAAACAGCCTTTGAGAGCAGGGTAAATTTCCCAGTAATTTACCTATACCCTTAGTGAACATTTATGCCCTCAAATTGTGATTGAATTCCAGCTGCTTTCAACAGAATCAATGAGATAAAAAGCATGTCAGAACCAGAAACAAAACACAGTGtaaattaatgaattaaaattcagataatccttgacttacaatggttcgtTTAGTGACAGTTCCAAGTGACAATGACTGATCGTTTTTCCATTGCAGCATTTCCCctaatgtgatcaaaattgagacTTGAGCAACTGACTtgtcacttttctttctttccttccttccttgcatccatcatccatccatccatccatacatacatacatacatacatacatacatacatacatacatacatacatacatagaaacatagaagtctgacggcagaaaaagacctcatggtccatctagtctgcccttataccattgtctgtattttatcttaggatggatatatgtttatcccaggcatgtttaaattcagttcctgtggatttatctaccatgtctgctggaagtttgttccaaggatctactattctttcagtaaaataatattttctcatgttgcttttgatctttcccccaactaacttcagattgtgtccccttgttcttgtgttcactttcctattaaaaacacttccctcctgaaccttatttaaccctttaacatatttaaatgttttgatcatgtctcccatccatccatccatccatccatccatccatccatccatccatccatccatccatccatctatctatctatctatctatctacatctatctatctatctatctatctatctatctatctatctatctatctatctatctatctgtatctatcgaTCTATTGATCTATTCTGTGTTCTGCCTTTATGATTTTCACAAATACCTCAATGTGGCAAACATACCAACGATCAATATACCTTCTACCTCATATTTTGCCCACAACGACAACACTGTGAGGcagattgggctgagagaaagggattggctcaaagtcacttaGTTGGCTTTGATTCCTAGGATGGAGCTAGAAttctcagtctcctggtgattggcccaaagccacccaggtGGCTTTCTTGCCTcgggcagaactagaattcactgtctcccaTTTTCTAGCATGGTGTGTCCAAACCAGCTCTTAAGAGACCACACTTgtagtactgtgtacagttctggtcacatcACgtcaaggatagaatggaactggaaaaggtgcaaaaaagggtaacaaaaatgataaaagaaatggagcccctcccttatgaaaccaggttgcaatgccttggtctctttagctttgaaagacggcatttaaggggtgacttgatcaaagtgtataaaatcatgcatgggatagaaaaggtggatagagaaaaattcttctctctatcacacaatactaggacaagggccactccctaaagctcataggtaagaaagcgaggacaaatcaagggaaatatttcttcacccagagggtccttggaatttgcagaagaggtcgtgacagctgtcagcctggatagcttcaaggcaggattagacaaattcatggatgtcgagtgtatcggtggttattgaaatggatgtccaagtgccgcctctatgttggttgaggcaggcagggttcccttgggtctcatttgttgggggtcaagggaaagggagggtcttgccttctctttctgctcaagatccccatggacaattggggggccactgtgggacacagaatgctggactcgatgggctttggcctgattcagcatggctcttcttaggttcttgtgttcttatgttATTAGCCACTTAACCTAGCCACtaggccagggataggcaaagttggctcttctatgaattatggacttcaactcccagaattcctgagccaatcatgctagctcaggaattctgggagctgaggtccacatgtcatagaagagccaactttgcctacctctgcattAGGCCAAACAAGTTTCAACTGCATTCTTTTTTATCCACTTCCTTCTTTGCTCTTCGCCTTATACCTACACCATGAAAGGAACAGACCAAATTTCTGTAAAACCATGTTGTGGATTGCAATAATCTGGCTCCCAAATTATTCCTTTCTGTACTCCTTGATCTTAATTTAACGACTTGTacacctcttttttccttttttctttttgctgtcCTTGGACCCATGATTGTAAAAGCGGTTTTAGATTAAAGCGTTCTATAAATAGGAAATAAGATTAGCAGTGCTTAATTgggaaatgggtttttttttaaggcttcCTAATCatcttttcttttagttttctGAGTTTTACTTGCTCGTTGCCGTAACAGCCAGCCTCATCAGACATCGGCACCTGCAGGGTGGATTTTATGCGCGCTTCTGCAAATATCCCTGAGGATGTTTGGTTTCGAACCCGTGGCCTTTCTCCCATTGGTTTTGCTTGTCTGAAGGTCTCGCAAAATGGGACAGTGTGACCCCTGGGTCACGGAACCATCATAAAACCATGGAAGTGGCTGCGTGTCTGAATttttgagggtgtgtgtgtgtgtataattttttgatttttttctctccacaccttacagaagtacaaattcacatacctgcaaattgcaatacaatacaatgcaatataaTGTCAActaccaaattcttaatcaaaattcttaattgtttatctattttgTTTCAGTACAGTatatagtgatccctcgttttccgcgggggatgcgttccaagaccacccgtgaaaaacaaatttccgtgaagtagaggaaagatattttttaatgtatttaacgagtatgttgtcgtgagccgccccgagtcttcggagatgggcagcatacaaatctaataaataataataataataataataataataataatttggactTTTTAAACAGACTCTTTGCATTAAAAGGTCATtatatgtttctcagctggaactacatgtgata
This genomic interval carries:
- the MRPL55 gene encoding large ribosomal subunit protein mL55; this translates as MAGLSRSLSILQVENLSRCLLRVCGLHTTPNRLNSNRTSIACYPRSKYSRLYPVLLIKLDGSTLNVRYKEPRRIVQVPVDINTLPEAERRSRMRRKNLMKSKKGEEVATFEDDFQLEYYEKFWNKK